A section of the Acanthochromis polyacanthus isolate Apoly-LR-REF ecotype Palm Island chromosome 1, KAUST_Apoly_ChrSc, whole genome shotgun sequence genome encodes:
- the jade1 gene encoding protein Jade-1, with product MWNAGQAELTAQTAPLVKLKHRLAAARRAHVLKPELRRQTTMKRSRHPSSSDDSDNGSSSTCWSQHSSQPRRGTGQKPSEVFRTDLITAMKVHDSYQLNPEDYYVLADPWRQEWEKGVQVPVSPQSIPQPVARVLADKGKEVMFIRPKKLIRTSGAEALGYVDIRTLAEGMCRYDLNEEDVAWLQIINEEFTEMAIPPLDEITMERVMEEFERCCHDNMTHAVETEEGLGIEYDEDVVCDVCQSPDGEDNNEMVFCDKCNICVHQACYGIQKVPKGSWLCRICALGILPKCQLCPKKGGAMKPTRSGTKWVHVSCALWIPEVSIGNPEKMEPITNVSHIPSNRWALICCLCKEKTGACIQCSAKNCRTAFHVTCGLHASLEMNTILTEDDEVKFKSYCPKHSGLEGAESRERDSGGEEEKEAARDKKGRRRGRVRGEEDASSSPPRLGPQLLDQTPGDPEELGSRQQESRVNHRKLKLQEMEEYFYQFVEVDEVAGNLKLPPEVVDFLYQYWKLKRKANHNQPLLTPKKDEEESLARREQEVLLRRLQLFTHLRQDLERVRNLTYMVTKREKMKRSLWRVQEQIFQHQVRLLDHDLLSGNPSSKDLEKLFSLGWLSSQGSQSGSSSWSHSGLKTKRGSSKQERRKSGDRRSHDDSSHTYRKDNPSEKDGRSSRLADVEFADVVGDAKTQDSDIKPEIIQETKLHKAESRKGPRREAEQEVLSRRKRERRSDESFSQPKGRFGSKHLEKTVSIRLVDIRNSDSDDYFMEEGRSHVSLDVTANNTKLSKDATTKANGWLRKPQTNGSPNGHLKSWGKFRIPKRSDKPSTMKDDEDEEEEEERRKPLLRPLTNTPESTYPRTRLRTGTESDEFESKSGDGELEPCLKRCHSHQLRGDSSLGRRYGSDIIRRGVLAS from the exons atgtggaatGCGGGTCAAGCGGAACTCACGGCACAAACAGCGCCTCTCGTCAAACTCAAACACCGGCTCGCCGCCGCCCGACGCGCTCA CGTCCTCAAGCCGGAGCTCCGCAGGCAGACGACAATGAAGAGAAGCAGGCACCCGAGCAGCAGCGATGACTCGGACAATGGAA GTAGTTCCACATGTTGGTCCCAACATTCATCACAGCCCAGGAGAGGGACCGGACAGAAACCCTCAGAG GTGTTCAGGACGGACCTCATCACAGCCATGAAGGTTCACGACTCGTACCAGCTGAACCCGGAGGATTATTACGTCCTGGCCGACCCCTGGAGGCAGGAGTGGGAGAAGGGAGTCCAGGTCCCAGTGAGCCCCCAGTCCATCCCACAGCCGGTCGCCAG GGTGCTGGCGGACAAAGGAAAAGAAGTCATGTTCATCAGGCCAAAGAAGCTGATCCGGACGTCGGGCGCCGAAGCCCTCGGATACGTGGACATCCGGACGCTGGCGGAGGGGATGTGTCGCTACGACCTGAACGAGGAGGACGTCGCCTGGCTGCAGATCATCAACGAGGAGTTCACAGAGATGG CCATTCCGCCGCTGGACGAGATCACCATGGAGCGGGTGATGGAGGAGTTCGAGCGCTGCTGCCACGACAACATGACGCACGCCGTGGAGACGGAGGAAGGTCTGGGCATCGAGTACGACGAGGACGTGGTGTGTGACGTCTGCCAGTCGCCCGACGGGGAGGACAACAACGAGATGGTGTTCTGCGACAAGTGCAACATCTGCGTCCACCAG GCCTGTTACGGCATCCAGAAAGTCCCGAAGGGCAGCTGGCTGTGTCGGATCTGCGCCCTCGGCATCCTGCCAAAGTGCCAGCTGTGTCCCAAGAAGGGCGGAGCCATGAAGCCGACCCGGAGCGGAACCAAGTGGGTCCACGTCAGCTGTGCCTTGTGGATTCCAGAG GTGAGCATCGGGAATCCTGAGAAGATGGAGCCGATCACCAACGTGTCCCACATCCCCAGTAACAGATGGGCTCTGATCTGCTGCCTGTGCAAAGAGAAGACCGGAGCCTGCATTCAG TGCTCGGCGAAAAACTGCAGGACTGCCTTCCACGTGACCTGCGGCCTCCACGCCAGCCTGGAGATGAACACCATCCTGACGGAGGACGACGAGGTCAAGTTCAAGTCCTACTGCCCCAAACACTCGGGCCTGGAGGGCGCCGAGTCCAGGGAGCGAGACTCTGGAGgcgaggaggagaaggaggctgCCAGAGACAAGAAGGGCCGGAGGAGAGGCCGGGTCAGAGGGGAGGAAGACGCCTCCTCCTCGCCTCCCCGCCTTGGCCCTCAGCTCCTGGACCAGACGCCCGGCGACCCGGAGGAGCTCGGCAGCCGCCAGCAGGAGAGCCGAGTCAACCACCGCAAGCTGAAGCTGCAGGAGATGGAGGAGTACTTCTACCAGTTCGTGGAGGTGGATGAGGTGGCCGGCAACCTGAAGCTGCCTCCGGAGGTGGTGGACTTCCTCTACCAGTACTGGAAGTTGAAGCGCAAAGCCAACCACAACCAGCCGCTGCTCACACCCAAAAAGGACGAGGAGGAGAGTCTGGCCCGGCGGGAACAGGAGGTGCTGCTGAGGCGCCTCCAGCTGTTCACCCACCTCCGACAGGACCTGGAGAGG GTCCGTAACTTGACCTACATGGTGACCAAGAGGGAGAAGATGAAACGTTCGCTGTGGAGAGTCCAGGAGCAGATCTTCCAGCACCAAGTCCGACTGCTGGACCACGACCTGCTCAGCG GCAACCCTTCATCCAAGGACCTGGAGAAGCTCTTCTCTCTGGGCTGGTTATCCTCTCAGGGCTCCCAGTCCGGCTCCTCCTCCTGGAGCCACTCTGGACTCAAGACCAAACGAGGCTCTTCGAAGCAGGAAAGGAGGAAAAGCGGAGACAGAAGAAGCCACGACGACTCATCGCACACTTACAGGAAGGACAATCCGAGCGAGAAGGACGGCAGAAGCTCCCGACTCGCCGACGTCGAGTTCGCCGATGTCGTGGGCGACGCCAAAACCCAAGACTCTGACATCAAGCCAGAGATCATTCAGGAAACAAAGCTGCATAAAGCCGAGAGCAGGAAAGGTCCGAGGAGGGAGGCcgaacaggaagtgctgtcgaGACGGAAACGAGAAAGGAGGAGTGATGAAAGCTTCAGTCAGCCAAAGGGCAGGTTCGGGTCAAAGCATCTGGAGAAGACGGTGTCCATCCGGCTGGTGGACATCAGGAACTCGGACTCAGACGACTACTTCATGGAAGAGGGGAGAAGCCACGTTTCTCTGGATGTGACGGCCAACAACACTAAGCTCAGCAAAGACGCAACCACAAAAGCCAACGGCTGGCTGAGGAAACCCCAAACGAACGGCTCGCCCAACGGACACCTGAAGAGTTGGGGGAAGTTCAGGATCCCCAAGAGGAGCGACAAGCCTTCGACCATGAAGGATGAcgaagatgaggaggaagaggaggaacgACGTAAACCTCTTCTCAGGCCGCTGACCAACACGCCAGAGTCGACCTACCCCAGAACTCGACTTCGAACTGGGACGGAAAGTGACGAATTTGAGTCCAAATCGGGTGACGGTGAGCTGGAGCCCTGCTTGAAGAGATGCCACTCTCACCAGCTGAGGGGCGATTCGTCTCTCGGGCGTCGCTACGGGTCCGACATCATCCGGCGAGGTGTCCTTGCGTCATGA
- the asmt2 gene encoding acetylserotonin O-methyltransferase 2, with protein MAEHLSQSELDYPFKLLEYFNGFRVSKVIFSACELGVFDLLLRSQEPLSAQHVAQELKTSVDGMERLLDALVGIEILEVEKTAGTAVYSSSDVANLYLARGSVKSLHDMIVYQSQTIYPLWNNLVDAVREGKNQNEKTFGLPSEEVFQAIYRSEEEMLKFMGLMNSSWVLDGHDIVTAFNLSCFQNIIDLGGCTGALAREMAKAYPSSSVTVFDLPQVVETAQKHFSQENDNVLFQTGDFFSGELPAADLYVLARIIHDWPEEKCVTLLKKIYDACRPGGGVLLVEAMLFENRRGPVMAQIFSLNMLVQTEGRERPPSEYTNMLKKTGFQNVQVCRTGKSYDAILAVR; from the exons ATGGCAGAACATCTGTCCCAGAGCGAGCTGGATTATCCCTTCAAACTTCTGGAGTATTTCAACGGCTTCAGGGTGTCAAAG GTGATATTTTCCGCCTGTGAACTGGGGGTGTTCGACCTCCTGCTGAGGTCCCAGGAGCCCCTCAGTGCCCAGCATGTGGCCCAGGAGCTGAAGACCAGCGTGGACGGGATGGAGAGGCTGCTGGACGCCCTGGTGGGCATCGAGATCCTGGAGGTGGAGAAGACAGCCGggacag CGGTTTACAGCAGCTCAGACGTGGCCAATCTGTACCTGGCCAGAGGCAGCGTGAAGTCTCTCCACGACATGATCGTCTACCAATCACAGACCATCTACCCGCTGTGGAACAACCTGGTGGACGCCGTCAG ggAGGGAAAGAACCAGAACGAGAAGACGTTCGGCCTTCCGTCAGAGGAGGTTTTTCAGGCTATTTACAG ATCTGAGGAGGAGATGCTGAAATTTATGGGTCTCATGAACTCCTCCTGGGTTCTGGACGGACACGACATCGTGACGGCGTTCAACCTCTCCTGCTTTCAGAACATCATCGATCTGGGAG GGTGCACCGGTGCTTTGGCCCGTGAGATGGCGAAGGCGTATCCCTCATCGTCGGTCACAGTTTTTGATTTACCACAAGTCGTAGAAACAGCTCAGAAACATTTCTCTCAGGAGAACGacaatgttttatttcaaaccG GAGATTTCTTCAGCGGTgaacttcctgctgctgatttGTACGTTCTGGCCAGAATCATTCACGACTGGCCCGAGGAGAAATGTGTGACGCTGCTGAAGAAGATCTACGACGCCTGTAGACCCG GCGGCGGCGTCCTGCTGGTCGAGGCGATGCTATTCGAGAACAGACGAGGACCCGTCATGGCTCAGATCTTCTCCCTCAACATGCTGGTTCAGACTGAAGGTCGCGAGCGTCCGCCCTCCGAGTACACGAACATGTTGAAGAAGACCGGCTTCCAGAACGTTCAGGTGTGTCGCACCGGGAAGTCTTACGATGCCATCCTGGCCGTCAGATga